A single Lolium perenne isolate Kyuss_39 chromosome 6, Kyuss_2.0, whole genome shotgun sequence DNA region contains:
- the LOC139829998 gene encoding disease resistance protein Pik-2-like isoform X2, which translates to MDLATGALGSLLSKLVELLADEYNRLKGLRKDVEFLESELRSMHAVLRKVAEVPRDQLDEQVRLWANEVRELSFNMEDVVDRFLVRVQGPDDRIKSSHKLKRLMKKMADLFTVGRTRHQIAHAIKDIKGQVEDVAARRDRYRINDIVVNPTATTTIDPRLLALYKDQKELVGIQEACSELINRLANGNNDVSTQELKILSIFGFGGLGKTTLAKAVYHGIKEQFECMAFVSVGRNPDLKKLVKNILFELDQKKYENFNEAGLDERQLIDELRGLIQNKRRLH; encoded by the exons ATGGACCTCGCAACGGGGGCGCTAGGCTCCCTCCTCTCCAAGCTGGTCGAGCTCCTCGCCGATGAGTACAATCGGCTGAAGGGCCTGCGGAAAGATGTCGAGTTTCTCGAGAGCGAGCTGAGGAGCATGCACGCCGTCCTCCGCAAGGTGGCGGAGGTGCCGCGGGACCAGCTCGATGAGCAGGTCAGGCTCTGGGCCAACGAAGTCAGGGAGCTGTCTTTCAACATGGAGGATGTTGTCGACCGCTTCCTGGTGCGCGTCCAAGGCCCTGACGACCGCATCAAGAGCTCACACAAGCTGAAACGGCTCATGAAGAAGATGGCCGACTTGTTCACTGTGGGGAGGACTCGCCATCAGATTGCCCACGCGATCAAAGACATCAAGGGCCAAGTCGAGGATGTGGCTGCACGCCGTGATAGATATAGGATCAACGATATTGTGGTGAATCCAACCGCCACAACAACTATTGATCCTCGTCTGTTAGCTCTGTACAAAGATCAGAAAGAGCTCGTTGGCATCCAAGAAGCATGTTCTGAGCTAATCAACAGGTTGGCCAATGGGAACAATGATGTGTCCACGCAAGAACTCAAGATACTGTCCATTTTCGGATTTGGCGGGTTGGGCAAGACGACTCTTGCCAAAGCAGTGTATCATGGGATTAAAGAACAATTTGAGTGCATGGCCTTTGTTTCTGTGGGTCGGAATCCTGACTTAAAGAAACTTGTCAAGAATATCCTCTTCGAGCTTGACCAAAAAAAGTATGAGAATTTCAATGAAGCAGGGTTGGACGAAAGACAGCTCATCGATGAACTTCGGGGTCTGATTCAAAACAAGAG GCGGTTACATTAA
- the LOC139829744 gene encoding disease resistance protein Pik-2-like, with the protein MDLATGALGSLLSKLVELLADEYNRLKGLRKDVEFLESELRSMHAVLRKVAEVPRDQLDEQVRLWANEVRELSFNMEDVVDRFLVRVQGPDDRIKSSHKLKRLMKKMADLFTVGRTRHQIAHAIKDIKGQVEDVAARRDRYRINDIVVNPTATTTIDPRLLALYKDQKELVGIQEACSELINRLANGNNDVSTQELKILSIFGFGGLGKTTLAKAVYHGIKEQFECMAFVSVGRNPDLKKPCQEYPLRA; encoded by the coding sequence ATGGACCTCGCAACGGGGGCGCTAGGCTCCCTCCTCTCCAAGCTGGTCGAGCTCCTCGCCGATGAGTACAATCGGCTGAAGGGCCTGCGGAAAGATGTCGAGTTTCTCGAGAGCGAGCTGAGGAGCATGCACGCCGTCCTCCGCAAGGTGGCGGAGGTGCCGCGGGACCAGCTCGATGAGCAGGTCAGGCTCTGGGCCAACGAAGTCAGGGAGCTGTCTTTCAACATGGAGGATGTTGTCGACCGCTTCCTGGTGCGCGTCCAAGGCCCTGACGACCGCATCAAGAGCTCACACAAGCTGAAACGGCTCATGAAGAAGATGGCCGACTTGTTCACTGTGGGGAGGACTCGCCATCAGATTGCCCACGCGATCAAAGACATCAAGGGCCAAGTCGAGGATGTGGCTGCACGCCGTGATAGATATAGGATCAACGATATTGTGGTGAATCCAACCGCCACAACAACTATTGATCCTCGTCTGTTAGCTCTGTACAAAGATCAGAAAGAGCTCGTTGGCATCCAAGAAGCATGTTCTGAGCTAATCAACAGGTTGGCCAATGGGAACAATGATGTGTCCACGCAAGAACTCAAGATACTGTCCATTTTCGGATTTGGCGGGTTGGGCAAGACGACTCTTGCCAAAGCAGTGTATCATGGGATTAAAGAACAATTTGAGTGCATGGCCTTTGTTTCTGTGGGTCGGAATCCTGACTTAAAGAAACCTTGTCAAGAATATCCTCTTCGAGCTTGA
- the LOC139832756 gene encoding disease resistance protein Pik-2-like produces the protein MEPLSDENSKELFRKRLFGGKCKYPYNQPTGLFEKILKKCGGVPLAIITIASVLAGKPCEEWPMVYNSIGFGYGDNKQVENTRKILLFSYYDLPWYLRTCLLYLSIYPEDYEIQKDILIWKWVAEDFVQEEPRRGLFEVGERYFNELVNRCMLQPLEGTDKSSIYGCRVHDMVLDMISIEDRTFMKDYAFHLENLGRLHQLRYLGLRETPISKLPKEIGELRFLQTIDLWECKNVEALPQSIILATTTEVPPLEVQHAHDLVTLGEFPELLRLERCGSDNDIPVVMGGNAFHKLRSCNMTAPLRFLPGAMPSLERLEFTVHVQPLKEANFDFDFGSLENLPCLREAVILTLTAAALLFTEIMLMSMNEQAVILTLTAAALLFTEIMLMSMNEQVS, from the exons ATGGAACCATTGTCTGATGAAAATTCTAAAGAATTATTCCGTAAAAGGTTATTTGGTGGTAAATGCAAATACCCTTATAATCAACCAACTGGGCTATttgagaaaattttaaaaaagTGTGGAGGTGTACCATTAGCTATCATTACAATAGCTAGTGTGTTAGCTGGTAAACCATGCGAGGAGTGGCCTATGGTGTACAACTCTATTGGTTTCGGGTATGGAGATAACAAACAAGTTGAGAATACGAGAAAGATATTGTTGTTTAGCTACTATGACCTGCCTTGGTATCTAAGGACATGCCTATTATATTTAAGCATATACCCCGAAGACTATGAGATACAAAAAGACATCTTGATATGGAAGTGGGTGGCAGAAGATTTTGTCCAGGAGGAACCAAGGAGAGGGTTGTTTGAGGTTGGAGAGAGATACTTCAACGAGCTAGTAAATAGATGCATGCTCCAACCGTTAGAGGGCACCGATAAATCCTCAATTTATGGTTGTCGTGTGCATGACATGGTGCTTGATATGATCT CTATAGAAGATCGCACTTTTATGAAAGATTATGCCTTTCATCTTGAAAACCTTGGGAGGTTGCATCAGCTGAGGTATCTCGGACTGAGAGAGACACCTATTAGTAAACTTCCTAAAGAGATAGGGGAACTTAGGTTTCTGCAGACAATAGACTTGTGGGAATGTAAGAATGTAGAGGCATTGCCGCAGAGCATTATTCTCGCTACGACAACCGAAGTGCCTCCGCTGGAGGTGCAGCAT GCTCATGACCTGGTGACACTTGGGGAATTTCCAGAGCTCCTACGTCTCGAAAGATGTGGAAGTGACAACGACATCCCTGTTGTTATGGGTGGCAATGCCTTCCACAAGCTGAGGAGCTGCAACATGACTGCACCGTTGAGGTTTCTACCGGGGGCTATGCCGAGCCTCGAACGTCTTGAGTTTACAGTCCATGTACAGCCCTTGAAGGAGGCCAACTTTGACTTCGACTTTGGTAGCTTGGAGAACCTCCCTTGTCTTCGAGAG GCGGTTATATTAACGTTGACGGCCGCGGCGCTGCTTTTCACAGAGATCATGCTGATGTCAATGAATGAGCAA GCGGTTATATTAACGTTGACGGCCGCGGCGCTGCTTTTCACAGAGATCATGCTGATGTCAATGAATGAGCAAGTGAGCTAG
- the LOC139829998 gene encoding disease resistance protein Pik-2-like isoform X1, with product MDLATGALGSLLSKLVELLADEYNRLKGLRKDVEFLESELRSMHAVLRKVAEVPRDQLDEQVRLWANEVRELSFNMEDVVDRFLVRVQGPDDRIKSSHKLKRLMKKMADLFTVGRTRHQIAHAIKDIKGQVEDVAARRDRYRINDIVVNPTATTTIDPRLLALYKDQKELVGIQEACSELINRLANGNNDVSTQELKILSIFGFGGLGKTTLAKAVYHGIKEQFECMAFVSVGRNPDLKKLVKNILFELDQKKYENFNEAGLDERQLIDELRGLIQNKRLVLSEASTTISKCWLSC from the exons ATGGACCTCGCAACGGGGGCGCTAGGCTCCCTCCTCTCCAAGCTGGTCGAGCTCCTCGCCGATGAGTACAATCGGCTGAAGGGCCTGCGGAAAGATGTCGAGTTTCTCGAGAGCGAGCTGAGGAGCATGCACGCCGTCCTCCGCAAGGTGGCGGAGGTGCCGCGGGACCAGCTCGATGAGCAGGTCAGGCTCTGGGCCAACGAAGTCAGGGAGCTGTCTTTCAACATGGAGGATGTTGTCGACCGCTTCCTGGTGCGCGTCCAAGGCCCTGACGACCGCATCAAGAGCTCACACAAGCTGAAACGGCTCATGAAGAAGATGGCCGACTTGTTCACTGTGGGGAGGACTCGCCATCAGATTGCCCACGCGATCAAAGACATCAAGGGCCAAGTCGAGGATGTGGCTGCACGCCGTGATAGATATAGGATCAACGATATTGTGGTGAATCCAACCGCCACAACAACTATTGATCCTCGTCTGTTAGCTCTGTACAAAGATCAGAAAGAGCTCGTTGGCATCCAAGAAGCATGTTCTGAGCTAATCAACAGGTTGGCCAATGGGAACAATGATGTGTCCACGCAAGAACTCAAGATACTGTCCATTTTCGGATTTGGCGGGTTGGGCAAGACGACTCTTGCCAAAGCAGTGTATCATGGGATTAAAGAACAATTTGAGTGCATGGCCTTTGTTTCTGTGGGTCGGAATCCTGACTTAAAGAAACTTGTCAAGAATATCCTCTTCGAGCTTGACCAAAAAAAGTATGAGAATTTCAATGAAGCAGGGTTGGACGAAAGACAGCTCATCGATGAACTTCGGGGTCTGATTCAAAACAAGAG GTTGGTTCTATCGGAGGCTTCTACGACCATATCTAAATGCTGGCTATCTTGTTGA